The following proteins are co-located in the Portunus trituberculatus isolate SZX2019 chromosome 16, ASM1759143v1, whole genome shotgun sequence genome:
- the LOC123504510 gene encoding uncharacterized protein LOC123504510, producing MVPKGPSVSCSATSPPSPPCVITAEPCLHPPAGPVSGVDCDEFIRRSFEVQGLSRDVAQLLLHSWRKSTLQQYRPYLSRWVSVCLRREIDPFLPPLSFLLDFLLCEFQRVPVRSYSTMNTIRSAVSAIARIGGQPAGQHPLVIRFMRAVFQERPAFSHCQCTWDPELVLNYLKSLGPDERLSLIQLCRKLTALMLLVSGQRGQVLSFLDIRNMSVLDSMIVFCIGDLLKTSRPGCHISELCFEKYFADQLICVYTTIVNYLERTKDSRGSITGLLLTTKPPIKVASQDTLRRWVREVMGAVGIDLNNFSPHSTRSAASSKAALRLPLSSILSSVGWSRESTFAKFYGRPISKKELFAQAVLAEDGSPP from the coding sequence ATGGTTCCCAAGGGCCCTTCAGTTTCTTGTTCAGCCACCagtcctccctcgcctccctgtGTCATTACCGCAGAACCCTGCTTACATCCACCCGCGGGCCCAGTCTCTGGTGTTGACTGCGATGAGTTTATCAGGCGATCCTTTGAAGTCCAAGGCCTATCGCGAGACGTTGCCCAGCTTTTGCTTCACTCCTGGCGGAAGAGCACTTTACAACAGTATAGGCCGTATCTCTCAAGATGGGTGTCGGTTTGTCTCCGGCGGGAAATTGATCCGTTTCTACCacctttaagttttcttttagaCTTCCTACTGTGTGAATTTCAGAGGGTTCCCGTTCGGAGTTATAGTACTATGAATACCATCCGTTCGGCCGTGTCTGCCATCGCTAGGATCGGGGGTCAACCAGCGGGTCAACATCCGTTGGTTATTAGATTTATGCGAGCCGTCTTTCAGGAGAGGCCTGCTTTTTCTCACTGTCAATGTACCTGGGACCCAGAGTTAGTGCTCAACTACTTAAAGAGTCTCGGCCCTGATGAACGTCTTTCACTCATTCAGTTATGCCGCAAATTAACTGCCTTAATGTTACTGGTTTCGGGGCAGCGTGGCCAAGTCCTAAGTTTCTTAGATATCCGTAATATGTCTGTCTTGGATTCCATGATAGTTTTTTGTATTGGGGATCTCCTTAAAACTTCTAGGCCTGGTTGCCACATTTCTGAATTATGTTTTGAAAAATATTTTGCGGACCAGCTTATCTGTGTCTATACTACAATTGTTAATTATTTAGAGAGGACTAAGGACTCTAGGGGTTCCATCACTGGCCTTCTTTTGACTACCAAACCCCCTATTAAGGTGGCTTCCCAGGATACCTTACGGCGCTGGGTCAGGGAGGTTATGGGAGCCGTGGGTATTGACCTCAATAATTTTTCACCTCACTCTACTAGGTCCGCCGCGTCTAGCAAGGCTGCGCTCCGTCTTCCGCTgtcctccatcctttcatctGTGGGCTGGTCCAGGGAGTCTACCTTCGCAAAGTTTTATGGGAGGCCAATTAGCAAGAAGGAGTTATTTGCACAGGCGGTGTTGGCGGAGGATGGGTCTCCTCCATGA